One Aspergillus oryzae RIB40 DNA, chromosome 2 genomic window carries:
- a CDS encoding uncharacterized protein (predicted protein): protein MLGRLLSTAASTLNPAAYSAKNPHQLESVTEEEHTSGLLFPDASLLRRSNTHAYPLHTAFNSPNASTAGAYDDRGGVDLDHAKDFRVIIAQNALGDRDACVLLDTRASSESASYGLGLEPQAFESSGARHARTVSNLTRGPRRGYLSQSSTVEPSPLSFAAEARRSPPMSSGAFMRARGRSSTLSPAGGPHDPGYPRHSTDSNDTGLLNCIFGSSAFSYRGSSTKMHIISADDEPGRTASSSPASRNSFTRAYTTGSSSAFANTNRGNDGKPPSKVTILVTRMFSVNLPEAGETSPDRQDLAASLYQESLPESGFPFPDITKRKKIKEKKTPMYAVAITIQIPLLGRNVARPVSRFSTQGSDSPKPGMSCSLDSDYRWRTGFLDDSLSLASPPASLDERIDLLVDHWDVINRTLSHLERLSRKEILFLLKKVDSSSGIHPKPAKPPNMQRTNQTIIHLPANILAVNSKLREEAIRSTRRISTALQTPYVVTGQSRWGVWREEGRSIVRNLGDKDHSFFFLVLITAFLGNHTEWLNALGPEWWRRRHYIQQKAQQQDSDPILANRTVIVSPDKMTARRLIFLLSAFLPPKQRFEPLPSPIRPGTSSSMRAVSQSPPNVPVLRQESLRRAIERRSRAQRLNLADRDQHQRSVSVSSSETAHRSTDDVESAAPMEFAATRRGSDARSIRTLGVPIHAKDARSKNTSTATTSTATPGSTVPVPHFASQSRLERDRSDHSMHEGVDSLASENLLKNLQRSESSVLSTNSSVPSTTGRWGSLFSGLWSSRQESSTGSSEAVSPAEIRRRSVSGYTPLPKRGPPTLSQMVKEVSTEIPEEAPKVATSGNISIPNSNTQHLEEDVQDLSLTVDHNRESSLKLSVRGDDGIVDVDLPLPGFVSLSSSGDSTMTSPKKTRTSVTSVDAVASTHSSGSGFPYAPRENDGPNINVAGWLRSFHEDFLLQAVRPYSSLEADVKRAMQAEPTPSHAFSSEADGSERWVDVATTLIADARTFTVKRLRLRRKAINNVFWRSPTSPSISQPGTPRHIPGGSISSSSKTSTISPIEGYEPSEFEERFVEEPVMDLDGTLVDALERVLAQSGPSSLAHSRAPSPSRARRGDDKATSDAANRDESQVPSLEVPRTECRKLVLGALEEVVRSVTAEHCRDDVDGELAMADRERKRSLAGPDNTLREGVRRWLLDVEEAW, encoded by the coding sequence ATGCTGGGCCGGTTACTAAGTACTGCAGCTTCCACGTTGAATCCGGCGGCCTATTCTGCTAAAAATCCCCATCAGCTCGAGTCCGtcaccgaagaagagcataCCTCCGGCCTTCTATTTCCCGATGCAAGCCTCCTCCGTCGCTCGAACACACACGCGTATCCTCTTCATACGGCTTTCAATTCCCCAAATGCTTCTACTGCTGGTGCCTATGACGACCGGGGAGGGGTTGACTTGGATCATGCTAAGGACTTCCGTGTAATCATCGCTCAGAATGCGCTTGGAGATAGGGATGCTTGCGTGCTCCTGGATACCCGTGCTAGTTCGGAGTCTGCCTCCTATGGTCTTGGGCTGGAACCTCAGGCATTTGAAAGCTCGGGCGCACGGCATGCTCGCACGGTCTCTAATCTGACTAGGGGACCTCGGCGAGGTTACTTGTCTCAGTCGTCGACAGTGGAGCCCAGTCCgctttcctttgctgcaGAAGCCCGCAGATCACCACCAATGTCGTCTGGTGCTTTCATGCGCGCCCGTGGTCGCAGCTCCACGTTATCACCCGCTGGAGGCCCTCACGATCCTGGCTATCCGCGTCATTCGACGGATTCGAACGATACTGGCTTATTGAACTGTATCTTTGGTAGTAGTGCATTCAGTTATCGAGGGTCCTCGACAAAGATGCACATTATTTCTGCCGATGACGAGCCTGGTAGGACTGCGAGCTCCTCTCCCGCCTCCCGGAACTCTTTTACTCGAGCCTACACTACCGGGAGTTCATCGGCCTTCGCGAATACGAACCGCGGGAATGACGGAAAACCACCGTCGAAAGTGACCATTCTTGTAACACGGATGTTCAGTGTCAATCTGCCGGAGGCGGGTGAAACCTCTCCAGACAGACAAGACCTCGCTGCTTCCTTGTATCAAGAATCACTTCCGGAATCTGGCTTCCCGTTCCCCGACATCACTAAGCGcaaaaagatcaaagagaagaagacccCAATGTACGCTGTGGCGATCACGATCCAAATACCTCTTCTGGGTCGCAATGTCGCTCGTCCTGTTTCTCGGTTCAGCACTCAAGGCTCTGACTCGCCCAAGCCGGGTATGTCATGCTCGCTGGATTCGGACTATCGCTGGCGCACCGGCTTCTTAGACGACAGTTTGTCACTTGCTTCCCCTCCCGCAAGCCTGGACGAAAGAATTGATTTGCTTGTGGATCATTGGGATGTTATCAACCGCACATTGTCGCATTTGGAGAGACTCTCACGGAAAGAGATCCTGTTCCTCCTGAAAAAGGTGGATTCGTCGTCTGGAATACACCCGAAGCCAGCTAAACCTCCGAATATGCAACGAACAAATCAAACTATAATTCACTTGCCGGCGAACATTTTAGCGGTGAATTCAAAGCTGCGGGAGGAGGCTATTCGCAGTACCCGCCGTATCAGCACGGCTCTTCAAACTCCATATGTGGTAACAGGACAAAGTCGGTGGGGTGTATGGCGCGAGGAAGGCCGTTCGATTGTCCGAAATCTTGGGGACAAAGACCAtagtttcttcttcttggtgctCATTACCGCGTTCTTGGGAAATCATACGGAGTGGCTCAATGCACTAGGCCCAGAATGGTGGCGACGCCGACACTATATACAGCAAAAGGCCCAGCAACAGGATTCTGATCCGATTCTAGCGAACCGTACTGTAATTGTGTCCCCTGACAAGATGACTGCTCGCCGGCTTATATTCTTGCTCTCtgctttccttccccccaagCAGCGCTTTGAGCCTCTTCCATCACCCATTCGACCTGGCACATCTTCCTCAATGCGTGCTGTCTCACAAAGTCCGCCCAATGTTCCCGTCCTCCGACAGGAGTCTCTGCGCAGAGCTATCGAAAGACGGTCTCGTGCACAACGTTTGAATCTCGCTGATAGAGATCAGCACCAGCGATCGGTGAGCGTGTCGTCAAGTGAAACTGCACACCGCTCCACAGACGATGTCGAGTCCGCGGCGCCAATGGAGTTCGCAGCAACCAGGAGAGGGTCCGATGCACGTTCCATTAGAACATTAGGGGTCCCTATACATGCGAAAGATGCGCGCAGCAAGAATACTAgcacagcaacaacatccactGCAACCCCTGGTAGCACTGTCCCTGTCCCGCATTTTGCTTCACAGAGCCGGTTAGAGCGGGATAGGTCGGACCACTCCATGCATGAAGGGGTTGATAGTCTGGCATCCGAGAActtgttgaagaatttgcAAAGGAGTGAAAGTTCAGTGTTGAGTACCAACAGTAGTGTACCTTCAACTACTGGCCGATGGGGTAGCCTGTTCTCGGGATTGTGGAGCTCACGCCAGGAGTCATCAACCGGAAGCAGCGAAGCCGTTTCACCAGCTGAGATTCGCAGGCGCTCTGTCTCTGGATATACACCGCTGCCGAAACGAGGCCCTCCTACCTTAAGTCAAATGGTAAAAGAGGTCTCGACTGAAATACCCGAAGAAGCTCCTAAAGTAGCCACAAGTGGCAATATTTCCATTCCTAACTCCAATACTCAGCATCTCGAGGAAGATGTGCAAGATCTTTCATTAACGGTGGACCATAACAGAGAGTCTTCTTTAAAATTATCCGTACGCGGTGACGATGGGATTGTCGACGTTGACCTTCCGTTACCTGGCTTTGTttcgctttcttcgtcagGTGACTCGACCATGACATCGCCGAAGAAGACGCGGACCTCAGTAACTAGTGTGGATGCCGTGGCATCCACACACAGCAGTGGCTCAGGCTTCCCTTACGCGCCTAGAGAGAACGATGGCCCTAATATCAATGTTGCTGGttggctgaggagctttcACGAAGACTTTTTGCTTCAAGCAGTGCGGCCTTATTCAAGCTTGGAAGCCGATGTGAAACGCGCAATGCAAGCTGAACCTACCCCAAGTCATGCTTTCTCCTCTGAAGCGGATGGGTCGGAGAGATGGGTAGATGTGGCTACGACGCTAATCGCCGACGCAAGAACTTTCACGGTTAAGCGACTGCGCCTCAGACGAAAAGCTATTAACAATGTTTTTTGGCGAAGCCCTACTTCACCATCCATTTCTCAGCCTGGTACCCCTCGTCACATCCCTGGGGGTTCTATTTCGTCTTCTAGCAAAACATCTACTATCTCCCCCATAGAAGGTTATGAACCCAGCGAATTTGAAGAGCGTTTCGTCGAAGAACCGGTCATGGATTTGGACGGCACACTGGTCGATGCACTTGAACGTGTTCTTGCTCAAAGCGGCCCATCGTCTTTGGCTCACTCTCGAGCACCGTCTCCGTCGCGGGCTCGCAGGGGCGATGATAAGGCAACATCAGACGCAGCGAATCGGGATGAATCTCAGGTCCCTTCTCTTGAAGTTCCACGCACCGAATGTCGCAAGCTCGTCCTGGGGGCACTTGAAGAAGTAGTTCGCAGTGTGACCGCTGAGCATTGTCGGGATGATGTTGACGGGGAGCTTGCTATGGCAGATAGAGAACGCAAGCGTTCATTAGCTGGACCCGATAATACTTTGAGAGAAGGAGTGCGCAGGTGGCTTCTTGACGTTGAAGAGGCTTGGTAA
- a CDS encoding uncharacterized protein (predicted protein), with the protein MRLRIMCAFTALSSSIYPHFSFSFSPFPHSFLSLLLFSLVGVFVSGGACYVPPPLQFPVSGPTLFSKSIKFLPSTPLFPLHSDFAALFLHSFFLSTPRQVTPVFCSTFALLSIPSFDHDCFLV; encoded by the exons ATGAGGCTGAGGATCATGTGTGCCTTCACCGCCCTTTCATCCTCGATTTACCCTCACTTtagcttctctttctctccctttccccattcttttctttccctcttgctcttctccctcGTGGGTGTTTTTGTGTCTGGTGGAGCCTGCTACGtcccccctcccctccaatTCCCTGTCTCTGGTCCCACGCTATTCT CCAAATCAATCAAATTTCTCCCCTCCACTCCCCTCTTTCCATTGCACAGTGACTTTGCTgccctctttcttcattcattctttctttctacccCCCGCCAAGTAACACCAGTCTTCTGTTCAACCTTTGCACTTTTGTCGATCCCCTCATTCGATCATGATTGCTTTCTGGTGTGA
- a CDS encoding pre-rRNA-processing protein ESF1 (uncharacterized conserved protein), which produces MPDQKKSKKSGGAKQQADSVITDPRFANIQTDPRYRLPSKRQTHVKLDKRFAHMLHDKDFSRNAAVDRYGRKLARDDTKKQLERFYRLEGDEEDEGHMSVADDDEVLKELRKADKASGTYDPARDGGFSSSSSEEESSDEEEDEDDEFGTGEELEFPDKQQSGVPTGDVTERIAVVNLDWDNIRAEDLMAVFSSFVPAGGRVLKVSVYPSEFGKERMEREETEGPPREIFAAKDDDEFEGFEDDDSEVDSDEEEEEIKKSMLKEDKGEEFNSTELRKYQLERLRYFYAILTFSSKDVAKHVYDLVDGAEYLSSANFFDLRFVPDDTDFSDDKPRDECKRIPDGYQPNEFVTDALQHSKVKLTWDMEDKSRKEAQARAFRGSRKEIDENDLKAYLASDSSSEDEDEDGGVEVVDTTKEDGGNSKKISKKEDERQRMRALLGLGTEPAPSSKSDGPVGEMEVTFTSGLAGGSNKDSIFENEPEKDETTIEKYIRKERERKKRRKEKLKAAKKGDAEADEQDDAPEPEKMSQEEDLGFNDPFFDDPSGKESTAARRKEEKRKKREERAAEEAAAAAKRAELELLMMDDENKNIKHFDMNEIEKAEKQARKKGKGKGKGKQVAQVADDFQMDVSDPRFARLFESHEFAIDPTNPRFKATSGMKQLLEEGRKRRRNRDDRADEEEASRNDQKKTKKQKKSESIEGGSEDLKKLVDKVKRKTQKS; this is translated from the exons ATGCCagaccaaaagaaaagcaaaaagagcgGCGGCGCCAAACAGCAAGCCGACTCTGTCATTA CCGATCCTCGTTTCGCCAATATCCAAACAGATCCTCGTTATCGTCTACCCAGTAAACGGCAGACACATGTGAAACTCGACAAGCGTTTCGCGCACATGCTGCACGACAAGGACTTCTCTCGGAATGCCGCAGTCGACCGATACGGACGGAAGCTCGCCCGCGATGATACGAAGAAGCAGTTGGAGAGATTCTACCGGCTTGAGGgggacgaggaagatgagggacACATGAGCGTCgctgacgatgatgaagtccTCAAAGAACTGAGGAAGGCCGATAAGGCCAGTGGCACTTACGATCCTGCGCGTGATGGAGGcttttcgtcttcatcctcggaagaggagagctctgacgaagaggaggacgaggatgatgaatttggTACGGGCGAGGAGCTTGAGTTTCCGGATAAACAGCAGAGCGGTGTCCCCACAGGTGATGTGACAGAACGGATCGCGGTGGTGAATCTGGACTGGGATAATATACGGGCAGAAGATCTAATGGCTGTGTTCTCTAGCTTTGTTCCTGCTGGTGGACGGGTGCTGAAGGTTTCTGTCTATCCGAGTGAATTTGGAAAAGAGCGcatggagagagaggagaCGGAGGGTCCTCCAAGAGAGATTTTTGCTGCTAaagacgatgatgagtttGAAGGgttcgaagatgacgactCAGAGGTCGACtcagatgaggaagaagaggagattaAAAAGTCAATGCtgaaggaagacaagggcGAGGAATTCAACTCTACGGAACTACGAAAGTATCAGTTGGAAAGACTACGCTACTTCTATGCTATTTTGACTTTCTCGAGCAAGGATGTGGCGAAGCATGTCTACGATTTGGTCGATGGTGCCGAGTATCTGTCGAGCGCAAACTTCTTTGACCTTCGTTTCGTCCCCGACGACACCGACTTTTCCGATGATAAGCCTCGTGATGAATGCAAACGGATCCCGGACGGTTATCAGCCTAATGAATTTGTGACCGATGCGCTGCAGCACAGCAAAGTTAAGCTGACCTGGGACATGGAGGATAAATCACGAAAGGAAGCTCAAGCACGGGCGTTCAGAGGTAGCCGGAAAGAaattgatgagaatgatttGAAGGCTTACCTCGCTAGTGATAGCTCCTctgaggacgaggacgaggacggtGGGGTGGAAGTTGTGGATACTACTAAGGAAGATGGCGGAAATTCTAAGAAAAtctcgaagaaagaagatgagagaCAGCGTATGCGTGCTCTCTTAGGACTAGGTACGGAGCCAGCACCTTCATCTAAGTCCGACGGCCCTGTTGGCGAAATGGAAGTCACCTTTACCTCGGGTCTGGCCGGCGGCTCCAACAAAGATAGCATTTTTGAGAATGAACCCGAGAAAGACGAGACTACGATCGAGAAATACATCCGCAAAGAGCgtgagaggaagaagcggagaaagGAGAAATTGAAGGCGGCCAAGAAGGGTGACGCTGAGGCCGATGAACAGGATGATGCACCTGAACCGGAGAAGATGTctcaggaggaagatctgGGCTTTAACGATCCATTCTTTGACGACCCCTCTGGCAAGGAATCTACTGCAGCTCgccgcaaagaagagaaacgaaagaagCGGGAGGAGCGTGCTGCGGAGGAAGCTGCAGCCGCCGCTAAGCGAGCCGAGCTGgagttgttgatgatggatgatgaaaacaagaatatcaagcaCTTCGACATGAATGAGATcgaaaaggcagagaaacAAGCCCGTaaaaagggcaagggcaaagggaaaggcaaGCAGGTCGCACAAGTGGCGGACGACTTCCAGATGGATGTTAGCGACCCACGTTTTGCTCGTCTGTTTGAGAGTCACGAATTCGCTATTGATCCTACCAATCCTCGCTTCAAAGCAACTTCTGGTATGAAGCAATTGCTGGAAGAAGGACGTAAGAGACGTAGAAATCGGGACGATCGtgcggacgaggaagaggccagTCGCaatgatcagaagaagacgaagaagcagaagaagagcgaatCCATTGAAGGTGGATCAGAGGATCTGAAAAAGTTGGTGGACAAAGTGAAGCGGAAGACGCAGAAGAGTTGA
- a CDS encoding uncharacterized protein (uracil phosphoribosyltransferase) has protein sequence MVVKHIQRKLDEKSEKHRAELDQLRKIASQLQLSPNVMVMPSTSQFVGMNTILQDPKTEQVDFVFYFDRLASLLIEKALDCTSYVPAGVETPQKTTYQGLNPEGIISAVAILRGGSCLETALKRTIPDCITGRVLIQTNAQNEVPELHYLKLPENIQKHTTVMLLDPQMSTGGAALMAVRVLIDHGVEEHKIVFVTCAAGKIGLKRLSTVYPKVRVIVGRIEEEQEPRWMERRYFGC, from the exons ATGGTTGTGAAACACATTCAGCGGAAACTCGATGAGAAGTCTGAGAAGCATAGAGCGGAGCTAGACCAATTACGCAAAATTGCGTCGCAATTGCAGCTGTCGCCTAATGTCATGGTAATGCCTTCGACATCACAGTTTGTTGGCATGAACACAATCCTTCAAGACCCAAAAACGGAGCAAGTCGACTTCGTCTTTTACTTTGACCGACTCGCTTCCTTGCTCATAGAGAA GGCCTTGGACTGTACCTCGTATGTTCCAGCTGGGGTAGAAACACCTCAGAAGACTACCTATCAGGGTTTGAATCCGGAAGGTATAATATCTGCTGTTGCAATCCTGCGAGGAGGCTCTTGCCTTGAGACTGCCCTAAAGCGCACTATTCCTGACTGCATTACTGGTCGCGTGCTCATTCAAACCAATGCACAGAATGAAGTACCGGAGTTGCACTATCTAAAATTGCCTGAAAATATCCAGAAGCATACTACAGTTATGCTACTTGACCCCCAGATGTCCACCGGAGGAGCTGCTCTGATGGCCGTTCGAGTGTTGATTGACCACGGCGTGGAAGAGCACAAGATTGTCTTTGTGACATGTGCCGCGGGAAAGATAGGGCTAAAGCGTCTCTCGACAGTGTACCCGAAAGTTAGGGTCATTGTAGGACGGATCGAAGAGGAGCAAGAGCCTAGAtggatggagagaagataCTTTGGCTGCTGA
- a CDS encoding uridine-cytidine kinase (uridine kinase), protein MESISPVFSSGTEQRYSPPWEDLSIIGIAGSSGSGKTSVAMEIVKSLNLPWVVILVMVTIYFCRLTLEFSTISTHNNEFDFDCPDAYDFDALVQTLKDLKQGKKADIPVYSFADHQRQPQTTTLYSPHVIILEGILALHDPRVLELLDVKIFVEADMDICLGRRSE, encoded by the exons ATGGAGTCGATCTCACCCGTATTCTCGTCGGGCACGGAGCAGCGGTACTCTCCACCATGGGAGGATTTGAGTATTATCGGTATCGCTGGTAGCTCGGGCTCCGGCAAGACTTCTGTGGCAATGGAAATTGTGAAGTCACTCAACCTGCCGTGGGTTGTGATTCTCGTAATGGTAACAATATATTTCTGTCGTTTAACACTAGAGTTTAGTACAATATCAA CGCATAATAATGAATTCGACTTCGACTGCCCGGATGCCTACGATTTCGACGCCCTTGTGCAGACCTTGAAGGATCTAAAGCAAGG aaagaaggcagaTATCCCCGTTTACTCATTTGCCGACCATCAGCGCCAGCCGCAAACAACTACCCTTTACTCCCCACATGTGATCATTTTGGAGGGTATCCTTGCCTTGCATGACCCAAGGGTGCTGGAACTTTTGGATGTGAAG ATATTTGTTGAGGCGGATATGGATATCTGCTTGGGCCGCAGAAGTGAGTGA
- a CDS encoding uncharacterized protein (LisH motif-containing protein) — protein sequence MSPTSSTTTPTWHQFERRVDEVKPSKTDINYLVMDYLITNGYPAAAKKFASEANIQPRADVEAIQERVEIRTAIHSGDIKAAIEKINELNPQILDENPPLHFSLLRLQLVELIRSCTSKPDGDITPALEFATSQLAPRAPTNPQFLEDLERTLALLIFPTENLTPALAPLLHPDLRKDIATSVNEAILQNQGARKEARLRNLVKLRAWAEQKAREAKKDLPEKLDLGLGDNNTKGPNGASNDTLMANNGDVDPMIS from the exons ATGTCTCCTACTTCCTCGACAACAACGCCAACATGGCACCAGTTTGAGCGGAGGGTCGATGAGGTCAAGCCATCCAAGAC TGACATTAACTATCTCGTTATGGACTACCTCATCACCAATGGATATCCAGCTGCAGCGAAGAAATTCGCTTCGGAGGCCAACATCCAACCAAGGGCAGATGTAGAAGCCATTCAAGAAAGAGTAGAAATTCGCACTGCCATTCACTCGGGCGATATCAAAGCTGCCatcgagaagatcaacgagCTAAATCCACAG ATTTTGGATGAAAATCCACCCCTGCATTTTTCACTGCTACGTTTGCAACTTGTGGAGTTGATTCGCTCGTGCACATCTAAACCCGATGGAGATATCACTCCTGCCCTTGAGTTTGCGACATCGCAACTCGCACCCCGGGCGCCTACAAACCCCCAGTTCTTGGAGGATCTTGAGAGGACGCTGGCgctcctcatcttccccacTGAGAACCTTACACCCGCTCTAGCCCCCCTTCTACACCCCGACCTGCGTAAAGATATAGCCACTAGCGTGAACGAAGCCATCCTGCAGAATCAAGGCGCTCGTAAAGAAGCCCGATTGCGCAACCTCGTCAAGCTGCGTGCCTGGGCGGAGCAAAAGGCTCGTGAGGCTAAGAAGGATCTCCCGGAGAAACTAGATCTGGGCCTTGGCGATAATAACACCAAGGGTCCTAACGGCGCGTCTAACGATACCTTGATGGCCAATAACGGAGACGTTGATCCAATGATCTCTTGA
- a CDS encoding putative NADH-ubiquinone oxidoreductase 64 kDa subunit (NADH-dehydrogenase (ubiquinone)) produces the protein MSTVLLRSRPDQTALRRIGVLSSRLYSSKLPRPTRLATSRALPLRQNSVPQCLASRAFFNSHHSIRHQSTAPESTDASRKSSFRNAFFKTFAYCGFFIVMSGAAVVAFFIYDATTYREHSSAEDIPVSELALNPRRGGPKNLPVADVLVGDYDSEAMTEQKDKPRLVILGTGWGSIALLKQLNPGDYHVTVVSPTNYFLFTPMLPSATVGTLGLRSLVEPVRRIVQRVNGHFLKGEAVDVEFSEKLVEVSGVDANGQKQNFYVPYDKLVIGVGCTTNPHGVKGLENCHFLKTIDDARQIKNQVLENMELACLPTTSDEERKRLLSFVVCGGGPTGVEFAAELFDLLNEDLLYSFPKILRNEISVHIIQSRTHILNTYDEALSKYAEARFARDHVDVLTNSRVKEVRDDKVVFTQMEDGKPVLKEIPMGFCLWSTGVAPAEICKKLSAKLDAQNNKHALETDSHLRLIGAPLGDVYAIGDCSTVQNNVADHIVSFLRTIAWEKGKDPEKLHLTFREWRDVANRVRKRFPQASNHLRRLDRLFEQYDKDHSGTLEFGELSELLHQIDNKLTSLPATAQRANQQGEYLGRKLTKIAAALPGMRANEIDHGDLDEAVYKAFKYKHLGSLAYISNAAVFDFGGMNFSGGVLAMYLWRSVYFAESVSLRTRCMLAMDWAKRALFGRDLMSF, from the exons ATGAGCACAGTGTTGCTCCGGAGTCGACCGGACCAAACGGCGCTGAGAAGGATTGGGGTTTTGTCCAGTCGGCTATATTCTTCAAAACTCCCGAGACCAACTAGACTTGCTACATCTCGAGCTCTACCCCTTCGTCAAAATTCCGTACCGCAATGCCTAGCGTCGCGTGCGTTCTTCAATAGTCACCACTCGATCCGACACCAATCAACAGCGCCGGAGTCAACTGACGCTTCACGAAAATCCTCTTTCCGAAATGCCTTTTTCAAAACTTTTGCCTATTGTGGATTCTTCATTGTTATGAGCGGTGCTGCAGTGGTAGCATTCTTTATCTACGATGCAACCACGTACCGCGAACACTCAAGTGCTGAGGATATTCCGGTCTCGGAATTGGCTCTGAATCCCCGGCGTGGTGGCCCTAAGAATTTGCCTGTTGCAGATGTGCTGGTTGGGGATTATGATTCGGAGGCTATGACGGAACAGAAGGATAAGCCGAGACTGGTGATCCTAGGCACAGGTTGGGGTAGTATCGCTCTCCTCAAACAACTGAATCCCGGCGACTACCACGTCACGGTCGTTTCGCCCACCAACTATTTCCTGTTCACTCCAATGTTGCCCTCTGCAACGGTCGGCACTCTTGGTTTAAGGTCGCTCGTTGAACCAGTCCGACGGATCGTTCAGCGGGTCAATGGTCACTTTCTGAAAGGCGAAGCGGTAGACGTTGAATTCTCTGAGAAACTGGTTGAGGTGTCCGGTGTCGATGCCAATGGGCAGAAGCAGAACTTCTATGTTCCGTATGACAAACTCgtcattggtgttg GCTGTACAACGAATCCTCATGGCGTAAAAGGGCTTGAGAACTGCCACTTCCTAAAGACCATCGATGACGCTCGCCAGATCAAAAACCAAGTTTTGGAGAACATGGAATTAGCTTGTCTACCGACGACCAGTGACGAGGAACGCAAACGTctactttctttcgttgTTTGTGGCGGTGGTCCAACCGGGGTTGAATTCGCAGCTGAGCTGTTTGATTTGCTCAACGAGGACTTGCTCTACTCCTTCCCCAAGATCTTGAGAAACGAGATTTCTGTCCACATCATCCAAAGTCGTACTCATATCCTGAACACTTACGATGAAGCCCTTTCTAAGTATGCTGAG GCTCGTTTCGCTCGTGATCATGTTGATGTCTTGACCAATTCCCGAGTGAAGGAAGTGCGCGATGACAAGGTTGTGTTCACCCAAATGGAGGATGGCAAGCCCGTACTGAAGGAAATTCCTATGGGTTTCTGCTTGTGGTCGACGGGTGTCG CCCCAGCCGAAATTTGCAAGAAGCTCTCGGCCAAGCTTGATGCACAGAACAACAAGCACGCTTTGGAGACTGACTCACACCTACGTCTTATCGGGGCCCCGCTGGGCGATGTGTATGCTATTGGCGACTGCTCCACAGTTCAGAACAATGTGGCCGACCATATCGTATCCTTCCTGCGCACAATCGCCTGGGAGAAAGGCAAGGACCCAGAGAAGCTGCATCTCACGTTCCGTGAATGGAGAGACGTCGCCAACCGGGTGAGGAAGCGTTTTCCCCAAGCATCCAACCACCTTCGCCGATTAGATAGGCTCTTCGAACAGTACGATAAGGATCATTCCGGCACTCTCGAGTTTGGCGAACTCTCTGAGCTTCTGCACCAAATCGACAATAAACTTACATCGCTGCCTGCCACTGCCCAGCGTGCCAACCAGCAAGGCGAGTATTTAGGTCGCAAACTTACCAAGATTGCCGCCGCGCTTCCCGGCATGAGAGCCAACGAAATCGATCACGGGGACCTCGATGAAGCCGTCTATAAGGCGTTCAAGTACAAGCACCTTGGCAGCCTGGCCTACATCAGTAACGCCGCCGTCTTCGATTTCGGAGGAATGAACTTTAGTGGTGGCGTTCTGGCCATGTATTTGTGGCGTAGTGTGTACTTTGCTGAGAGTGTCAGCCTGCGCACCCGTTGTATGCTTGCTATGGACTGGGCTAAGAGAGCCCTGTTTGGAAGAG ACCTCATGAGTTTCTGA